In one window of Deltaproteobacteria bacterium DNA:
- a CDS encoding MMPL family transporter — MRFSYQAWAALIERRHRAIILGSLIACGLAALSLTRLRLDIDVLGMLPQGTPAFDDFKSFVADFGELNELVVLLEGAPPERLQSFADEFASRLSQLDTVGAVHARINVQAVLDGLLGRYLYNYVPEADYAELADRLTPAGIEAQVAADRAVLSAPFDLSAARAVVQDPLGFRRLAAGALAQSYRQAAPAHGSGYLMSADGQALLLLVRPRAAAFDIDFSGRLMQQVQAAEAQVRRALAAEAVRVAYTGSYVYALEDAATLKGDIGRYTGLALCGVLAVFYAGYRNFRILPFVTYPLMVTTLLTFALSLLLFEQLNGVSLSFAAILYGLSIDSGIHFYARLLQERQRAECRNVTEAVTATLAGLGRANVAGTATTAAAFFVIAFSVLGAVRQLGILTGLGMLLTTLEFFTLYPALGFFFMRRAQAGGTALAAVRLERCAAAAARRAGAVSAAALLLAVALLVIARHVELDVTLTHLRPRASTAAQVQDEIAARFGEPGTGAAILVRRPELERALSDAEEVARHLRRYQEQGLLRSVQSVGALLPSARVQQARLDRYNQLPRTAAIAELRAALARHGFVPERFGEFLADFERPRHELVAIGNPALVPVAQSIDHHVRERAGEYTVATYCQPAAGASWRALAERVRGDLAPMAITVAARALLEEELGRVLRRELTMFFVFGLAANLLLLWLSFGDLRTAAVILTPVLFALAAVFAVMAAAGMALDPVNLIVVPLIFGIGVDYGVYLVACSREQASIAAAVRVAGRAVATTALTTIAGFGFLGLSRYPPLSALGLLAGGGLLLCVLLSIILLPALMTFVPGSHRGD; from the coding sequence GTGCGCTTCTCCTATCAGGCCTGGGCGGCGCTCATCGAGCGCCGCCACCGTGCGATCATCCTCGGGTCGCTGATCGCCTGTGGGCTGGCGGCGCTGTCACTGACACGCCTGCGCCTGGATATCGACGTGCTCGGCATGCTGCCGCAGGGAACGCCGGCCTTCGATGACTTCAAGTCGTTTGTTGCCGATTTCGGTGAGCTCAACGAGTTGGTGGTGCTGCTCGAGGGTGCGCCGCCGGAGCGGCTGCAAAGTTTCGCCGACGAGTTCGCGAGCCGGCTCTCTCAGCTCGACACCGTTGGCGCCGTGCACGCGCGTATCAACGTGCAAGCGGTCCTCGACGGCTTGCTCGGACGCTACCTTTACAACTACGTGCCCGAAGCCGACTACGCTGAGCTGGCTGACCGGCTGACGCCTGCTGGTATCGAGGCGCAGGTCGCTGCCGACCGTGCCGTCCTGAGCGCTCCATTCGACTTGAGCGCCGCGCGTGCCGTGGTGCAGGATCCGCTCGGCTTTCGCCGGCTGGCGGCCGGGGCGCTGGCGCAGTCGTATCGCCAGGCCGCACCCGCTCACGGCAGCGGCTACTTGATGTCGGCCGATGGGCAGGCGCTGTTGCTGCTGGTGCGCCCGCGGGCGGCGGCCTTCGACATCGACTTCAGCGGGCGGCTGATGCAACAGGTGCAGGCAGCGGAGGCGCAGGTGCGCCGCGCGCTGGCCGCAGAAGCGGTGCGGGTGGCGTATACCGGCAGTTACGTTTACGCGCTCGAAGATGCCGCCACGCTCAAGGGCGACATCGGCCGCTACACCGGTTTGGCCCTGTGCGGGGTGCTCGCCGTCTTCTACGCGGGCTATCGCAATTTTCGGATCTTACCGTTTGTGACTTATCCGCTGATGGTCACCACCCTGCTGACCTTCGCGTTGTCCTTGCTGTTGTTCGAGCAACTCAACGGGGTGTCGCTGAGTTTCGCCGCGATCTTGTATGGCCTGTCGATCGACTCGGGCATTCATTTCTACGCCCGCCTGCTGCAAGAGCGGCAGCGCGCGGAGTGCCGGAATGTGACTGAGGCAGTGACGGCAACACTGGCGGGGCTCGGGCGCGCCAATGTGGCGGGCACGGCCACGACCGCGGCCGCGTTTTTCGTCATCGCCTTCTCGGTGCTCGGGGCCGTGCGCCAGCTCGGTATCCTCACCGGGCTGGGCATGCTGCTGACCACGCTGGAGTTCTTCACCTTGTATCCGGCGTTGGGCTTCTTCTTTATGCGCCGCGCCCAGGCCGGCGGCACCGCGCTGGCAGCGGTCCGGCTCGAGCGTTGTGCGGCGGCCGCTGCGAGGCGGGCCGGCGCCGTCAGCGCGGCGGCGCTGCTGCTGGCGGTGGCGTTGCTCGTGATTGCGCGGCACGTGGAACTGGATGTGACCCTGACGCATTTGCGGCCGCGGGCTTCGACCGCCGCGCAGGTGCAGGACGAAATCGCGGCGCGCTTCGGCGAGCCCGGTACAGGCGCGGCTATTCTGGTGCGGCGGCCGGAGCTGGAGAGGGCCTTGAGCGATGCGGAAGAGGTGGCCCGCCACCTGCGCCGCTACCAAGAGCAGGGCCTGCTGCGTTCGGTGCAGAGCGTCGGCGCGCTGCTCCCTTCCGCGCGCGTGCAGCAGGCGCGTCTCGATCGGTACAACCAACTGCCGCGGACAGCGGCGATTGCTGAGCTGCGCGCCGCGCTCGCACGTCACGGCTTCGTGCCCGAGCGCTTTGGCGAGTTTCTGGCCGACTTCGAGCGCCCGCGCCACGAGCTGGTGGCGATCGGCAATCCCGCACTTGTCCCGGTCGCCCAGTCCATCGACCACCACGTACGCGAGCGGGCCGGCGAGTACACGGTGGCCACCTACTGCCAGCCGGCGGCGGGAGCGAGCTGGCGGGCGCTGGCCGAACGCGTGCGGGGCGACTTGGCTCCGATGGCGATAACCGTGGCGGCGCGAGCGCTGCTGGAGGAGGAGCTGGGTAGGGTCCTGCGCCGCGAGTTGACGATGTTTTTCGTCTTCGGGCTCGCCGCCAACCTGCTGCTGCTGTGGCTGAGCTTCGGCGACCTGCGCACCGCGGCGGTGATCTTGACGCCGGTGCTGTTCGCGCTTGCCGCCGTCTTTGCGGTTATGGCGGCGGCGGGCATGGCGCTCGATCCGGTCAACCTGATCGTGGTTCCCCTCATCTTTGGCATCGGTGTCGATTACGGCGTGTACCTGGTTGCCTGCAGCCGGGAGCAAGCAAGCATTGCCGCGGCCGTTCGAGTTGCCGGTCGGGCCGTCGCCACCACGGCACTGACGACCATCGCCGGCTTCGGCTTTCTCGGCCTGTCGCGCTACCCGCCGCTGTCTGCGCTGGGATTGCTGGCTGGTGGTGGGCTGTTGCTCTGCGTGCTCTTGTCTATCATTCTCTTGCCGGCGCTGATGACTTTTGTGCCCGGTAGCCATCGAGGGGACTGA
- a CDS encoding phenylacetate--CoA ligase family protein, producing MERSDSAPARAAAVDPDQRLREAIARARRSAFYAKHLAGLDVGGRSDLPRLPLTFKQHLRDATPFGMLAVAPAKAWHYHESSGTTGEPISTWCGLNELREMAAVVRRMTPELSADTILLNRFPLFAPVSFVFEEALRQAGACHIAAGNMSWDVPFTRALEFIGRLHVTALSSLPLEPILLHELAKEQGLDLRRELGSVRVIFAGGAVLPPALRRAIEQDWQARVVEIYGSNETMLLGVSCTAGRLHLCADLLEIEVLEPTAHTPVGPGEAGVLTVTSLIHEAMPLVRYFTGDLVRLGNTACSCGQAGPTAEVLGRFDDVVEIGGKRVSAYEILDAAYEFADRVGTRIFFILIRRRGLHLLMEVAAPANAGDAAAERRLAERVGLPVTVEYLGPNEVLDRSAMFRGPKIYKPSVMSDWRGDGRKAITIMEALLEWPRFDWRTLLHLGRRQLRNARRRRRILREDRR from the coding sequence ATGGAGCGATCCGATAGTGCGCCTGCGCGCGCCGCTGCCGTTGACCCGGACCAGCGCTTGCGCGAGGCAATTGCGCGCGCGCGCCGCAGCGCGTTCTACGCCAAGCATCTGGCGGGCCTCGACGTTGGCGGGCGCAGCGATCTGCCGCGCCTGCCGCTGACCTTCAAGCAGCACCTGCGCGACGCCACTCCGTTCGGCATGCTTGCCGTGGCGCCGGCTAAAGCCTGGCACTACCACGAATCGAGCGGCACCACCGGGGAGCCGATATCGACCTGGTGTGGGCTGAACGAGCTGCGCGAGATGGCGGCGGTGGTGCGCCGCATGACTCCGGAGTTGTCGGCCGACACCATCCTACTCAACCGCTTCCCGCTGTTCGCGCCGGTGTCGTTCGTGTTCGAAGAGGCGCTGCGCCAAGCCGGCGCCTGTCACATTGCCGCCGGCAACATGAGCTGGGATGTGCCCTTTACCCGCGCACTGGAGTTCATCGGCCGCCTGCATGTGACGGCGCTGTCCAGTCTGCCGCTGGAACCTATCCTGCTGCACGAGTTGGCCAAGGAGCAGGGGCTGGACCTGCGCCGCGAGTTGGGCTCGGTGCGGGTGATCTTCGCCGGTGGCGCGGTGCTGCCGCCGGCGCTGCGCCGGGCCATCGAGCAGGACTGGCAGGCGCGCGTGGTCGAAATCTACGGCTCTAACGAAACCATGCTACTCGGGGTGAGTTGCACCGCCGGCCGCTTGCACCTGTGCGCCGACCTGTTGGAGATCGAAGTGCTGGAGCCGACGGCGCACACGCCGGTTGGGCCGGGCGAGGCTGGAGTGTTGACTGTCACCAGTCTGATCCACGAGGCCATGCCGCTGGTGCGGTATTTCACCGGTGATCTGGTGCGACTCGGTAACACGGCGTGCTCCTGCGGGCAGGCCGGGCCGACCGCCGAGGTCCTTGGCCGCTTTGATGACGTTGTCGAAATCGGCGGCAAGCGGGTCTCCGCCTACGAAATTCTCGATGCTGCGTACGAGTTCGCGGATCGGGTCGGCACGCGCATCTTCTTCATTTTGATTCGACGGCGCGGGTTGCACCTGTTGATGGAGGTGGCGGCGCCGGCCAATGCCGGCGACGCGGCGGCGGAGCGGCGCTTAGCCGAGCGCGTCGGCTTGCCGGTGACGGTCGAGTATCTCGGCCCGAACGAAGTGCTTGACCGCAGCGCGATGTTTCGTGGCCCCAAGATCTACAAACCGAGCGTGATGAGCGACTGGCGCGGCGACGGGCGCAAGGCCATCACCATCATGGAAGCGCTGCTCGAATGGCCGCGCTTCGACTGGCGTACGCTGCTACATTTGGGGCGGCGCCAGCTGCGCAACGCCCGCCGCCGCCGCCGCATCCTCAGGGAAGACCGCCGCTGA